Proteins from a genomic interval of Leifsonia shinshuensis:
- a CDS encoding AI-2E family transporter: MRFIQSPERRMQAHAGDGGGAADGDGGPLYKRSPLLFGFVVTLGALGAIATGYMLYGLRSIIFSVFLAAFATVGLDPLIRWFQRHGMKRGWALVTVILLIVGVLVGIIWVVVPLIIQQITNLATAIPAEVAKLRAEGWYDTTNAASNGVLGQALTWISDQVKNPQTWANVGNGLVGFGLSVLNGFTTGFFIAILTIYFIASYDSTKASLYHLVRKSHRDRFEGYSERILQNFGKYLSGMVILAFFNATYSLILLLVTGVPGAFLIALAAFFITLIPLIGTVLTTVIMTVLALIHSPVSAIVVLVFMLVYMQVEAYVLTPKVMGKAVSVPGSVVLISALAGSTLFGLPGALVAIPISAGIILIIKEVVMPRKDRT, from the coding sequence ATGCGTTTCATCCAGTCGCCGGAGCGGCGCATGCAGGCGCACGCCGGTGACGGCGGCGGCGCCGCCGACGGCGACGGCGGACCGCTGTACAAGCGCAGCCCGCTGCTGTTCGGCTTCGTCGTCACCCTCGGCGCCCTCGGCGCGATCGCGACCGGGTACATGCTGTACGGCCTCCGGTCGATCATCTTCTCGGTGTTCCTCGCAGCGTTCGCGACGGTCGGCCTCGACCCGCTGATCCGCTGGTTCCAGCGGCACGGGATGAAGCGCGGCTGGGCGCTGGTCACGGTCATCCTGCTCATCGTCGGCGTGCTGGTCGGGATCATCTGGGTGGTCGTTCCGCTCATCATCCAGCAGATCACCAACCTCGCGACGGCCATTCCCGCCGAGGTCGCCAAGCTGCGCGCCGAGGGCTGGTACGACACCACGAACGCGGCGAGCAACGGCGTCCTGGGTCAGGCGCTCACCTGGATCTCCGACCAGGTGAAGAACCCGCAGACCTGGGCGAACGTCGGCAACGGCCTGGTCGGCTTCGGCCTCTCGGTGCTGAACGGCTTCACCACCGGGTTCTTCATCGCCATCCTGACCATCTACTTCATCGCCTCCTACGACTCCACGAAGGCGTCCCTCTACCACCTGGTGCGCAAGTCCCACCGCGACCGGTTCGAGGGCTACTCCGAGCGGATCCTGCAGAACTTCGGCAAGTACCTGAGCGGCATGGTGATCCTCGCGTTCTTCAACGCGACCTACAGCCTCATCCTGCTGCTGGTCACCGGCGTGCCCGGCGCCTTCCTGATCGCGCTCGCGGCGTTCTTCATCACGCTGATCCCGCTGATCGGAACCGTGCTGACCACGGTGATCATGACGGTGCTGGCGCTCATCCACTCCCCGGTGAGCGCGATCGTCGTGCTCGTCTTCATGCTGGTCTACATGCAGGTGGAGGCATACGTCCTCACGCCCAAGGTCATGGGCAAGGCGGTGTCGGTGCCCGGCTCCGTGGTCCTCATCTCGGCGCTCGCCGGCTCGACGCTGTTCGGCCTCCCGGGCGCGCTGGTGGCCATCCCGATCTCCGCGGGGATCATCCTCATCATCAAGGAGGTCGTGATGCCGCGGAAGGACCGGACCTAG
- a CDS encoding acyltransferase family protein produces MRSTELDSLRGAAAFAVLLWHTTASSLHGFLVGSHFAPVASPWYNLIMYSPLRIFSAGPEAVWLFFILSGFVLTRSAASPHYRWDAYYPSRIIRLYLPIIAAVLLTALTFILLPRQVTPANSPFVGGLPNDYGLGLMVRDMTLLTGTTSANVPLWSLQWEVLFSILLPIYVLAARSMPKLALAASVALIVASVWTDSLFLLYMPMFLIGSVLGFHWEAIADRLRVVAAGDLRGTLLGTAGVLVAVFLITSSYTFNFFIIQQAGTRSLVTSNAFTLLRLAGIVLLLCLALTFPPLRRVLRWRPLVALGTISFSLYLTHGPLTIGLAFVMGPGIGTTIVQIVGSLALAVAFYFGVEKWAHRLSRHVARTIRERWKPAPAPAAAEA; encoded by the coding sequence GTGCGCTCGACCGAGCTGGACTCCCTGCGCGGAGCCGCGGCGTTCGCCGTCCTGCTGTGGCACACGACCGCGAGCTCTCTGCACGGCTTCCTGGTGGGCTCGCACTTCGCGCCCGTCGCGAGCCCCTGGTACAACCTGATCATGTATTCGCCGCTGCGGATCTTCAGCGCGGGCCCGGAGGCGGTCTGGCTGTTCTTCATCCTCTCCGGCTTCGTGCTCACCCGCTCCGCCGCGTCGCCGCACTACCGCTGGGACGCCTACTACCCGAGCCGGATCATCCGGCTCTACCTGCCGATCATCGCCGCCGTGCTGCTCACCGCACTGACGTTCATTCTGCTTCCACGCCAGGTCACCCCGGCGAACAGCCCGTTCGTCGGCGGTCTCCCGAACGACTACGGTCTCGGCCTGATGGTGCGGGACATGACCCTGCTGACCGGCACCACCTCGGCGAACGTGCCGCTGTGGTCGCTGCAGTGGGAGGTCCTGTTCTCGATCCTGCTGCCGATCTACGTGCTGGCCGCGCGGTCGATGCCGAAGCTGGCGCTGGCCGCCTCGGTCGCGCTCATCGTCGCCAGCGTGTGGACGGACTCGCTGTTCCTGCTCTACATGCCGATGTTCCTCATCGGGTCGGTGCTCGGCTTCCACTGGGAGGCGATCGCCGACCGGCTCCGCGTCGTCGCGGCCGGGGACCTCCGCGGGACGCTCCTCGGCACGGCCGGCGTGCTCGTCGCGGTGTTCCTGATCACGTCGTCGTACACGTTCAACTTCTTCATCATCCAGCAGGCGGGCACGAGGTCGCTGGTCACCAGCAACGCGTTCACCCTGCTCCGCCTCGCCGGGATCGTCCTGCTGCTCTGCCTCGCCCTGACGTTCCCGCCGCTGCGCCGCGTGCTGCGGTGGCGGCCGCTGGTGGCGCTCGGGACCATCTCGTTCAGCCTCTACCTGACGCACGGCCCGCTGACGATCGGGCTCGCGTTCGTGATGGGGCCGGGGATCGGGACGACGATCGTGCAGATCGTGGGCAGCCTCGCCCTGGCGGTCGCGTTCTACTTCGGCGTCGAGAAGTGGGCGCACCGGCTCTCCCGGCACGTGGCGCGGACCATCCGGGAACGGTGGAAACCGGCGCCCGCCCCGGCGGCGGCGGAAGCCTAG
- a CDS encoding SDR family NAD(P)-dependent oxidoreductase — protein MTTKIALITGANKGIGLETARRLGELGMTVLVGARDEQRGLAAEAALRDGGADARFVRLDVTDQASIEEAAAWIDREFGRLDVLVNNAGTATVSRQRALASATSLDDMRAVYEVNVFGVVAVTNAMLPLLRRAAAARIVNVSSEVGSIGSQSDPASPLHDLPASAQYPSSKAAVNMLTAMYAKELKDTPIKVNAANPGFTDTDFNDHRGVRSVEDGAEPSVHLATLPDDGPSGILWGHLWLREGDGGYGVLPW, from the coding sequence GTGACCACGAAGATCGCCCTGATCACCGGGGCAAACAAGGGAATCGGCCTCGAGACCGCGCGCCGGCTCGGCGAGCTCGGGATGACCGTGCTCGTCGGCGCGCGGGACGAGCAGCGCGGCCTCGCCGCGGAGGCCGCGCTGCGCGACGGCGGAGCGGACGCCCGGTTCGTCCGGCTCGACGTGACCGACCAGGCCTCCATCGAGGAGGCGGCCGCGTGGATCGACCGCGAGTTCGGCCGGCTGGACGTCCTGGTTAACAACGCGGGCACCGCCACCGTCTCGCGGCAGCGCGCCCTCGCGAGCGCCACGTCCCTGGACGACATGCGCGCCGTGTACGAGGTCAACGTGTTCGGCGTCGTCGCCGTCACCAACGCGATGCTCCCGCTGCTCCGCCGCGCCGCGGCCGCCCGGATCGTCAACGTCTCCAGCGAGGTGGGCTCGATCGGCTCGCAGTCCGACCCGGCCAGCCCGCTCCACGACCTGCCCGCCTCGGCCCAGTACCCGTCGTCGAAGGCGGCGGTCAACATGCTCACCGCGATGTACGCGAAGGAGTTGAAGGACACCCCGATCAAGGTGAACGCCGCCAACCCGGGCTTCACCGACACCGACTTCAACGACCACCGCGGCGTCCGCTCGGTCGAGGACGGCGCGGAGCCGAGCGTCCACCTGGCGACGCTGCCGGACGACGGCCCGTCCGGGATCCTGTGGGGGCACCTGTGGCTGCGGGAGGGCGACGGCGGCTACGGCGTGCTGCCCTGGTGA
- a CDS encoding cell wall-binding repeat-containing protein, with protein MLTPRSSALRTLAALTIGLSLSGFAGLAPAAPDPSTPAPSAPASTDPTATPAPTETPAPTGTPAPTDTPAPTDTPAPTDTPTPSPTPSGPPTTAPATAPKKVLYVAIPHPDDEFEAAAQYANTPADFKVFVLMTRGESTYHCEPAGYRLSVLAGGPPAPVTPLGMRTASCEQARLGSWVGYFTAMSAADPTLPGDFAAPVTTRAFPTRGAQLSREPRQPERSTAPASTKRFTDTTAQVWTDRQGRGVLIDFDLGDGELTPDKVSWAMRTVLGNRAEFGIDPALPDDGVVGAYSNLAARGCFIYVHPDHAAVDDALRDVDFGLQRQQVATCRTDPGATVTRTVPANELNAAYPPDGSLGAFGANYGWLETPVISRTDQSSLFMGVQSFDVRHQHKTDKRVSGSDRFSTAVAISRAGYPGTVPVVYVASALNYPDALSAGAAAAKQGGPLLLTSPGGLPGVVASEIGRLKPATVVIVGGENAVGPAVAAQLAALAPTVVRIAGSDRYDTSRRVAAYAFPAGSAPTAYVASGNSFADALSATGVAGGQGAPVLLVGGDAASAAGVASTLAALRPASITVVGGTNVVPASAQTAFAAIAPVHRLSGSDRFATNAAVIRSVFTSADDVLVASGLNFPDALTGAAWAGHAGMPLLLARGGCLTKPASDTVYALGAGSLTLLGGADVVGDDVAAGVIC; from the coding sequence TTGCTTACCCCGCGCTCGAGCGCGCTCAGGACACTGGCGGCGCTGACGATCGGCCTTTCCCTGTCCGGCTTCGCCGGCCTCGCTCCGGCCGCACCCGATCCCTCGACCCCCGCACCGAGTGCGCCGGCGTCCACCGACCCGACGGCGACGCCGGCGCCCACCGAAACACCCGCCCCGACCGGCACCCCGGCGCCGACCGACACTCCGGCGCCGACCGACACTCCGGCGCCGACGGACACCCCGACCCCGTCGCCGACCCCGTCCGGCCCGCCCACCACCGCACCGGCCACCGCCCCGAAGAAGGTGCTCTACGTCGCGATCCCGCATCCCGACGACGAGTTCGAGGCCGCGGCCCAGTACGCGAACACCCCGGCCGACTTCAAGGTGTTCGTGCTCATGACGCGCGGCGAGTCGACCTACCACTGCGAGCCGGCCGGGTACCGGCTGAGCGTCCTGGCCGGAGGGCCGCCCGCACCGGTCACGCCGCTCGGGATGCGCACCGCGTCGTGCGAGCAGGCGCGGCTCGGCTCGTGGGTCGGCTACTTCACCGCGATGTCCGCCGCCGACCCGACGCTCCCCGGTGACTTCGCCGCCCCGGTGACCACGCGGGCGTTCCCGACACGGGGCGCGCAGCTCTCCCGCGAGCCTCGCCAGCCCGAGCGCTCCACGGCGCCGGCGTCGACGAAGCGCTTCACCGACACCACCGCCCAGGTCTGGACGGACCGGCAGGGCAGGGGCGTCCTGATCGACTTCGACCTCGGCGACGGCGAGCTGACGCCGGACAAGGTGAGCTGGGCGATGCGGACCGTGCTCGGCAACCGCGCGGAGTTCGGGATCGACCCCGCCCTCCCGGACGACGGCGTCGTCGGCGCCTACAGCAACCTCGCGGCGCGCGGCTGCTTCATCTACGTCCACCCCGACCACGCCGCGGTCGACGACGCCCTCCGGGACGTCGACTTCGGCCTGCAGCGACAGCAGGTCGCCACCTGCCGCACCGATCCGGGCGCGACGGTCACCCGCACCGTCCCGGCCAACGAGCTGAACGCCGCCTACCCGCCGGACGGGTCGCTCGGGGCGTTCGGCGCCAACTACGGCTGGCTGGAGACGCCGGTCATCTCCCGAACGGACCAGAGCTCGCTGTTCATGGGCGTCCAGAGCTTCGACGTCCGGCACCAGCACAAGACCGACAAGCGGGTCAGCGGGTCCGACCGGTTCTCGACGGCCGTCGCGATCTCCCGGGCGGGCTACCCCGGCACGGTGCCCGTCGTGTACGTGGCGTCGGCACTGAACTACCCCGACGCGCTGTCGGCGGGAGCCGCGGCGGCGAAGCAGGGCGGCCCGCTGCTGCTCACCTCGCCGGGAGGGCTGCCCGGCGTGGTCGCGTCCGAGATCGGACGGCTGAAGCCGGCCACGGTCGTCATCGTCGGCGGCGAGAACGCGGTCGGGCCGGCAGTCGCCGCCCAGCTCGCGGCGCTGGCGCCGACGGTCGTGCGGATCGCGGGCTCGGACCGGTACGACACCAGCCGCCGGGTGGCCGCGTACGCGTTCCCCGCCGGATCGGCGCCGACCGCCTACGTGGCCAGCGGGAACAGCTTCGCCGACGCCCTCTCGGCCACCGGCGTCGCGGGCGGGCAGGGCGCCCCGGTGCTCCTGGTCGGCGGGGACGCCGCCTCCGCCGCCGGCGTCGCGAGCACCCTCGCAGCGCTCCGCCCCGCGTCCATCACGGTCGTGGGAGGCACGAACGTCGTCCCGGCGTCGGCCCAGACCGCGTTCGCCGCGATCGCGCCGGTCCACCGGCTGTCCGGCTCGGACCGCTTCGCGACGAACGCGGCGGTGATCCGCTCGGTGTTCACCTCCGCCGACGACGTGCTGGTCGCGTCCGGCCTGAACTTCCCGGACGCGCTCACGGGCGCCGCCTGGGCCGGCCACGCCGGGATGCCGCTGCTGCTCGCCCGCGGCGGCTGCCTGACCAAGCCGGCGTCGGACACCGTCTACGCGCTGGGCGCGGGATCGCTCACGCTCCTGGGCGGCGCGGACGTCGTCGGCGACGACGTCGCGGCGGGCGTCATCTGCTGA
- a CDS encoding NAD-dependent epimerase/dehydratase family protein: protein MRIAITGGTGFVGRHLAERLEPDDTVVVSRRTGVAIDDVDALTAAFTGCEAVAHCAGINRELGEQTFQRVHVEGTRAVVEAARRAGVKRIVMVSFLRARPDCGSPYHETKWAAEELVRTSGIEHTILKCGMIYGTGDHMVDHVTRAVRTLPIFATVGFRERTVRPVPVEDAVDVLLAALEGRVPEPTVAVMGADELTLGEAVRRIARVAGRRPVYVPAPVWTIRALAQLTEWTMVVPLVAKAQARMLDEGVDEPAPFAPEPPAGLRPWRSFDDERIRAALPVGRFGPEDLRAVRWWRARRR, encoded by the coding sequence GTGCGCATCGCCATCACCGGGGGAACCGGGTTCGTCGGACGTCACCTCGCAGAACGGCTGGAGCCGGACGACACGGTCGTCGTGTCGCGCCGCACCGGCGTCGCGATCGACGACGTGGACGCGCTCACGGCGGCCTTCACGGGCTGCGAGGCGGTGGCGCACTGCGCGGGGATCAACCGCGAACTGGGCGAGCAGACCTTCCAGCGTGTCCACGTCGAGGGGACCAGGGCCGTCGTGGAGGCGGCGCGCCGCGCCGGCGTGAAGCGGATCGTCATGGTGAGCTTCCTCCGCGCCCGGCCCGACTGCGGGTCGCCGTACCACGAGACCAAGTGGGCGGCCGAGGAGCTGGTGCGGACCTCTGGGATCGAGCACACCATCCTCAAGTGCGGGATGATCTACGGCACCGGCGACCACATGGTCGATCACGTGACCCGCGCGGTCCGGACGCTGCCGATCTTCGCGACCGTCGGCTTCCGCGAGCGAACGGTGCGGCCGGTCCCGGTCGAGGACGCCGTCGACGTGCTGCTCGCGGCGCTGGAGGGGCGCGTCCCGGAGCCGACGGTGGCCGTCATGGGCGCGGACGAGCTCACACTGGGGGAGGCCGTGCGCCGGATCGCCCGCGTCGCCGGACGTCGGCCGGTCTACGTGCCTGCGCCGGTCTGGACCATCCGGGCGCTCGCGCAGCTCACCGAGTGGACGATGGTCGTCCCGCTCGTCGCCAAGGCCCAGGCGCGGATGCTGGACGAGGGGGTCGACGAGCCGGCGCCGTTCGCTCCGGAGCCGCCGGCCGGCCTGCGCCCGTGGCGGTCCTTCGACGACGAGCGGATCCGGGCCGCGCTTCCGGTGGGCAGGTTCGGGCCGGAGGACCTCCGTGCTGTGCGCTGGTGGCGCGCGCGGCGCCGATAG
- a CDS encoding metalloregulator ArsR/SmtB family transcription factor: MTDSATEVFAALAHPTRRQILQDLKDGELAAGEIAGRFNATGPTISRHLSVLRQAGLVTERRDGNRILYSLVGDRLALSVGDFLSTVCPEQIVLREVRRRGSGQAAARPAEA; this comes from the coding sequence ATGACAGACAGCGCCACCGAGGTCTTCGCCGCCCTCGCGCACCCGACCCGGCGCCAGATCCTGCAGGACCTCAAGGACGGCGAACTCGCTGCGGGTGAGATCGCCGGCCGCTTCAACGCCACAGGCCCGACCATCTCCCGCCACCTGAGCGTGCTGCGCCAGGCCGGCCTGGTCACGGAGCGCCGGGACGGCAACCGGATCCTCTACTCCCTGGTCGGCGACCGGCTCGCGCTGTCCGTCGGCGACTTCCTCTCCACCGTCTGCCCCGAGCAGATCGTGCTGCGCGAGGTGCGCAGGCGGGGGTCCGGCCAGGCGGCGGCGCGGCCCGCGGAGGCGTGA
- a CDS encoding methyltransferase domain-containing protein, translating to MSQVDRTRERLIETYRRRAAHYDVVSRLYLTPGYPQGSQRRRAVEELRLRPGDTVVEVACGTGLNFPLLEDAVGPRGRIVGVDLTDAMLDRARRRVRSHGWRNVALVQADAVDFRFPEGVDAILSTYALTQVPECGAVIAHGAAALAEGGRWGVLDLKAPDRTPAWLTRLGVAAVGRSAALDEWIGRRPWEAIRAAMGEELVDVSWSELCFGSAFLAAGTRGGGERFGARR from the coding sequence GTGAGCCAGGTGGACCGCACCAGGGAGCGCCTGATCGAGACCTACCGGCGCAGGGCCGCGCACTACGACGTGGTCTCCCGGCTGTACCTGACTCCCGGCTACCCGCAGGGGTCGCAGCGGCGGCGTGCCGTGGAGGAGCTGCGCCTTCGCCCCGGAGACACCGTGGTGGAGGTGGCGTGCGGGACCGGCCTGAACTTCCCGCTGCTCGAGGACGCGGTCGGGCCGCGCGGCCGGATCGTCGGGGTCGACCTCACCGACGCGATGCTCGACCGGGCCCGGAGGCGCGTGCGGTCGCACGGCTGGCGGAACGTCGCGCTCGTCCAGGCCGACGCCGTCGACTTCCGCTTCCCGGAGGGAGTCGACGCGATCCTGTCGACCTACGCGCTCACCCAGGTGCCCGAGTGCGGGGCCGTCATCGCGCACGGCGCCGCGGCGCTCGCCGAGGGCGGCCGCTGGGGGGTGCTCGACCTGAAGGCCCCCGACCGGACGCCGGCGTGGCTGACGCGGCTGGGGGTCGCGGCGGTCGGGAGGTCCGCCGCGCTCGACGAGTGGATCGGCCGGCGGCCGTGGGAGGCGATCCGGGCCGCGATGGGGGAGGAGCTGGTGGACGTCTCCTGGAGCGAGCTGTGCTTCGGGTCGGCGTTCCTGGCGGCCGGGACGCGGGGCGGGGGCGAGAGGTTCGGCGCTCGTCGCTGA
- a CDS encoding SRPBCC family protein encodes MTIRTESRIIVAGSVGDVWAYLCDVGRWAEWAPTVLECRVRGGGPLAAGGWIDQSARDFRFGHRRSERVTVVEPPHRMAFAGTIGSSPARWGMEVLPAGEESTDAIMWVEVDLANVMRLVPPGILRRRIQRTSDREMAAIKAAVEADVQAGLEAP; translated from the coding sequence ATGACCATCCGCACGGAGAGCCGCATCATCGTCGCCGGCAGCGTCGGCGACGTGTGGGCGTACCTGTGTGACGTCGGCCGGTGGGCGGAGTGGGCGCCGACCGTCCTGGAGTGCCGGGTGCGGGGCGGGGGACCGCTGGCCGCCGGCGGCTGGATCGATCAGAGCGCGCGGGATTTCCGGTTCGGCCACCGGCGCAGCGAGCGCGTGACCGTCGTCGAGCCTCCGCACAGAATGGCCTTCGCCGGGACGATCGGCAGCTCGCCGGCGCGGTGGGGGATGGAGGTGCTGCCGGCCGGCGAGGAGAGCACCGACGCCATCATGTGGGTGGAGGTCGACCTCGCCAACGTCATGCGGCTCGTACCTCCTGGGATTCTCCGGCGCAGGATCCAGCGGACGAGCGACCGCGAGATGGCGGCGATCAAGGCGGCGGTGGAGGCGGACGTGCAGGCGGGGCTGGAGGCGCCGTGA
- a CDS encoding response regulator has translation MIRVAVADDQPLFCAGLQMMIESQSDLAFVGAAADGRQAVELARSQRPEVILMDIRMPVMDGIAATRAIRGESPSECPRIVVLTTFDRDEAVASALRAGADGFLLKDATPDFILAAIRTVHEGNSVIAPKSTSELLRTLARRRPEAIEPLSVREKEVFLLAARGLSNAEIGRTAFISEATVKSHIRSILAKLGITSRVQLVAFAYENGLVR, from the coding sequence ATGATCCGGGTCGCCGTCGCGGACGACCAGCCGCTGTTCTGCGCCGGCCTGCAGATGATGATCGAGTCCCAGAGCGACCTGGCCTTCGTGGGGGCCGCCGCGGACGGTCGGCAGGCGGTCGAGCTGGCGCGCTCGCAGCGTCCGGAGGTGATCCTGATGGACATCCGGATGCCGGTGATGGACGGCATCGCGGCCACGCGCGCCATCCGCGGCGAGTCCCCGTCGGAGTGCCCGCGGATCGTCGTCCTCACGACGTTCGACCGCGACGAGGCGGTGGCCTCCGCACTGCGAGCCGGAGCCGACGGATTCCTGCTCAAGGACGCGACGCCGGACTTCATCCTCGCCGCGATCCGGACGGTCCACGAGGGGAACTCGGTCATCGCGCCGAAGTCGACCAGCGAACTGCTGCGCACCCTCGCACGGCGTCGTCCGGAGGCGATCGAGCCACTGTCCGTCCGCGAGAAGGAGGTGTTCCTGCTCGCGGCGCGCGGTCTGAGCAACGCCGAGATCGGCCGGACGGCGTTCATCTCCGAGGCGACGGTCAAGTCCCACATCCGGAGCATCCTCGCCAAGCTCGGCATCACGTCCCGCGTGCAGCTGGTGGCGTTCGCCTACGAGAACGGGCTTGTGCGCTGA
- a CDS encoding sensor histidine kinase, whose product MSSFLHRGRWLFEPALAVAFFVFWAIDLVGRHQLGPGMLRSTVPFWAALLLLAVAIGVSHLQPILAMALGTAVLFGQLLFPSAIFEEPLVYLGYAIVIVVVAARVHGRMRVGALVFAVGSGVSAAGLLAWWLGVGRGDAGARAMFFVLCAFAAVIAWLMGTLIGVWTRKRSSELELARATSDLRAAETEAVVAEERERIAQDVHDIMAHSLSVILAQADGARLLAEERPAAVAPSLATIASTARSSLTEVRVLIETLVGTPDGPAHPGTDDLDELVSRLSGSGLTVTMERFGDGGGLTAAQELAVYRIVQEGLTNALKHAGPGAVVRVALDGRDDGMALSIASRPDAPAGAPAPANAAGRGLIGMRERARLAGGWLDAGEDDDVPGGFLVTAYLPAAGRTEATA is encoded by the coding sequence ATGAGTTCGTTCCTGCACCGCGGCCGCTGGCTGTTCGAGCCCGCGCTGGCCGTGGCCTTCTTCGTCTTCTGGGCGATCGATCTCGTCGGCCGGCATCAGCTCGGGCCGGGGATGCTCCGCTCGACGGTGCCGTTCTGGGCCGCGCTCCTCCTGCTGGCGGTGGCGATCGGCGTGTCGCACCTCCAGCCGATCCTGGCGATGGCGCTCGGGACCGCCGTGCTGTTCGGCCAGTTGCTGTTCCCCTCGGCGATCTTCGAGGAGCCGCTGGTCTACCTCGGGTACGCGATCGTGATCGTCGTCGTGGCCGCCCGCGTGCACGGTCGGATGCGGGTGGGGGCGCTGGTCTTCGCCGTCGGGAGCGGCGTGTCGGCGGCCGGGCTGCTCGCGTGGTGGCTGGGCGTCGGCCGGGGCGACGCGGGTGCGCGGGCCATGTTCTTCGTCCTGTGCGCCTTCGCGGCGGTGATCGCCTGGCTGATGGGCACGCTGATCGGCGTGTGGACGCGGAAGCGGAGCAGCGAGCTGGAGCTCGCACGCGCGACGAGCGATCTGCGCGCGGCCGAGACCGAGGCGGTCGTCGCCGAGGAGCGCGAGCGCATCGCCCAGGATGTGCACGACATCATGGCGCACTCGCTGTCGGTGATCCTCGCCCAGGCCGACGGGGCGCGGCTGCTGGCCGAGGAGCGTCCCGCCGCGGTGGCGCCGTCGCTCGCGACCATCGCCTCCACGGCGCGCTCCTCGCTGACGGAGGTCCGCGTCCTCATCGAGACCCTCGTCGGCACGCCGGACGGTCCGGCGCACCCGGGGACGGACGACCTGGACGAGCTCGTCTCGCGGCTCAGCGGCTCCGGACTCACCGTCACGATGGAACGCTTCGGCGACGGCGGCGGCCTCACCGCGGCCCAGGAACTCGCGGTGTACCGCATCGTGCAGGAGGGGCTGACCAACGCCCTCAAGCACGCGGGGCCGGGAGCCGTGGTGCGCGTCGCCCTGGACGGACGCGACGATGGGATGGCGCTCTCCATCGCCTCCCGCCCCGACGCCCCCGCCGGTGCGCCCGCTCCGGCGAACGCGGCCGGACGCGGCCTGATCGGCATGCGCGAGCGGGCGAGGCTCGCGGGCGGCTGGCTCGACGCGGGCGAAGACGACGACGTCCCGGGAGGGTTCCTGGTGACGGCCTACCTCCCCGCCGCCGGCCGGACGGAGGCGACGGCATGA
- a CDS encoding AAA family ATPase: MQTVFLNGTVGVGKSTVAEAMSAAEASPHAVLDLDAIRSFRPAPDGDPFNVSLELRNLAALAANYREAGAQRLILAGVIERRDFLPRYEDAVGGRLRVVRLVASPEVIAERLRARHADDPAGLAWHLERAGQLSTILDTLALGESVEAGDAGPSVVAARVAERTWG; this comes from the coding sequence ATGCAGACGGTGTTCCTGAACGGCACGGTCGGCGTGGGCAAGAGCACCGTCGCGGAGGCGATGAGTGCGGCCGAGGCGTCGCCGCACGCGGTCCTCGACCTGGACGCCATCCGCTCCTTCCGTCCCGCGCCCGACGGCGACCCGTTCAACGTCAGCCTCGAGCTGCGGAACCTGGCCGCATTGGCCGCGAACTACCGTGAGGCCGGCGCGCAGAGGCTGATCCTCGCCGGCGTCATCGAGAGACGAGACTTTCTCCCGCGGTACGAGGATGCGGTCGGAGGCCGGCTCCGCGTGGTACGGCTCGTCGCGTCTCCCGAGGTGATCGCCGAACGGCTCAGAGCACGACACGCGGACGACCCGGCCGGCCTCGCCTGGCACCTCGAACGCGCGGGACAGCTGTCGACGATCCTGGACACGCTCGCCCTGGGCGAGTCGGTCGAGGCCGGCGACGCGGGTCCCTCCGTGGTCGCGGCTCGTGTCGCCGAGCGGACGTGGGGGTAG